The following proteins come from a genomic window of Diorhabda carinulata isolate Delta chromosome X, icDioCari1.1, whole genome shotgun sequence:
- the LOC130902126 gene encoding uncharacterized protein LOC130902126, translated as MNKLVIFSVFLVICGFANAGTVSKKDSSSSSEELKELASLLESKFNITIIKDLEELGKKAKAQCPNIETQIEEVGSQIETCIEDIELGSDTFCSLMKKNLAKCAKPGVDLISSCLPAESKELPTIAIKVVSAIIDQACRSTVEEILELFNPCILETDISTISACTEIKTVLEEHRNKLPSKSLVCSTVPKVKSCSKAHREASCKNPITNRVAANFQDAIEASIKDVCDNKV; from the exons ATGAATAAGCTAGTGATCTTTTCAGTATTTCTTGTTATTTGTG gaTTTGCCAATGCCGGCACAGTATCCAAGAAGGATTCTAGCAGTTCCTCAGAGGAATTGAAAGAATTAGCTTCTTTGCTAGAAAGCAAATTCAATATCACCATTATTAAAGATTTGGAAGAACTTGGAAAAAAAGCTAAAGCCCAATGCCCCAATATCGAAACCCAAATTGAA gaaGTAGGTTCACAAATTGAAACTTGTATTGAAGATATTGAACTTGGATCGGATACTTTCTGTTCTCTCATGAAGAAAAACCTCGCTAAATGTGCCAAACCCGGTGTTGACCTCATCTCTTCCTGCTTACCAGCTGAATCTAAAGAATTACCTACCATAGCTATCAAAGTTGTTTCAGCCATCATTGATCAAGCTTGCCGATCAACtgtagaagaaattttag aattattcaACCCATGTATTTTGGAGACTGATATATCTACTATCTCAGCTTGTACTGAGATTAAAACTGTCTTAGAAGAACACAGAAACAAACTTCCCTCCAAATCACTTGTGTGTTC CACCGTACCTAAAGTGAAAAGCTGCTCAAAGGCTCACCGTGAAGCATCATGCAAGAATCCAATTACCAACCGTGTC